CTCACACAATGGTCAAAGATACGAGTCTATTtatctgaaattttgacagcagcCATATACTAGACCCTAGTAAACTGCTCAGTGGAGCTTTCCACCTTTACACCCTGCCCATATCTTCCAAAGTGACAAACTTTTAAACTAGCCTAAGGATCGGATAATAGCTCCAAACTTTtcatttgatttatttgctAGGGTCGGTTAAagtagcagcccgattaagattcaggctcacttagactattcagtccattgtgataccacattaactaaaagtacctattaccatatgggcacttctagttttaaccgctgaaccttctcgattattttcttctgttgaaccaaccagattgttccaaaaacattagcagactgcttaagttaacgttttccaggtccgccagtaatctgaagctatatgcccctaaaatttgcttacgccttacacaaaatgcaggacactcacacaagagatgttttattgattccttttcctccgcatcatgacagctcaaacaatagtcattatacttcgcaccaatagtttttgcaaaatcgcctatcaggcagcgacccgttatagcagatatcaggagtgatatctggcgtctcaagaacactagtgtgcggtttaagtttaaatggggccatatttgcatggtgtcgttacaacccttgcaattctcccatcgaacatttgccatcatgacagccttctcaggcagtaagagcttgcggtagcgagaggcataccaacagattctagttcccctggaatatgtaaggtagttcctagccttgctagctcatctgcttcgcagttcctcggtatgttcctatggccaggcacccatattaggtgaatattgtgctgctcagccatctcattgagagatttgcggcagtcgatggccgttttcgaattGAAGAACGCAGAGTTTATTtgctaaattttgtaatttgaaaaatcaaaaatcctttaaaaaaaatatccgcTTGAAAAAGACATTAATGTATAAATTGCACCAGTACATGATGCATTACTCGAAATGTTGAATGCAACACCAGAAAGCAAATCACCATATTCGAACGAATAATTTCTTATTCTCTTGGGGGAACTCAACCCCAAATAACCCCTATTATGAATTGTTAGTAAACTTTCTATTTGCCACATCCTAAGTGAAATATACATGGGAAAAATCAAGattgaatagaaaattaacCATCAATTTACCATATGTTTGTTGTTGCTGATGATGcatttgttgctgctgctgagaCGGTTGTTGTTGCTGAACCTGGCTGGATTGATGTGAATGACCATGCTGATGTCCACTATTGCGGCAACCGCCTAATGATGAAGACGATGCCGAATGTTGTAACATTGAGGACGTTGTTTGCGATTGAGCATGGGCTCTTTGTTTAACAGGTGCCACATTAGATGAAGGTGCTGTTGCCTGAACATCATTGCCTTCATCTTCACTATCCGAAATTGTTATGACAGCCGATGGCGATGGAGTATCGTGTATAGTTATCGTTTGTTGCTTAACAATGGAACCATGGTGTTGATGGGCATGTTGAGGCTGTGGCGCATGATGTGACGAAATGTGATGTTGACCCCCTCCCGACGATGACGACGAGGAGTGATGGTGATAACCATTGCCACTATTATTGCCCGACGAACCACTGACACCACCTCCACAATTGTTAACAATATGGTGGCTACCATTGCTGCTACCATAGACAGGATTTGAGCTAATGACATGAGGTTGATTAGACGACGAGCCATGATGATGGTGACTACTGCCACTGGAGCTAACAATGTCTGCAAAAAGAGAGCACGAAAAAgaggaaattgtttttatttcaaaaactcACTACCAACAATCAGTTATCAAATACTCACTTCCTGACGAGGCAGAAGTTACTACTGCACCTCCTATCGCCTGACCACTATAGCTGCTTCCACTACTACTGCCATAATTACAATTATGGTGGCTGTTATGGAATTGAGGCGATACATGCGATGCTCGATTATAGCGCTGTTGGTGTGGAGGAGAGCTTTCCTTAACACGTTTCTTAACAGGTGACAATTGTTGATTCTCCTTTTTATCATGTCGCGGCACTCGATAAGAGTTGCCTTTGCTTCTGTACGAGGATaaagaaacataaaattttatgatagaTTACGGATTGTAATGAAAATTCATTAGAGATATATTTCAAATGACAAAAGAAACAATCAAAAAAACTTGGAATAATGATGGATGTAATTACTTACACCATATGATGAACAGGTGACTCCTTCTTGAGATCATTACGAGGTATATTCAAATGTTTGGGATAGATTTCTTCAACATTTAAGAATGGGGCTGGATCAACAATCAAAGAGTGCGCTGGAGCCTGTTGCGGCCATGAGGGCACCAATGCCATTTGACGACCCGTCTGTGGCCAGGCAACACCACTAGCTTGTACACGATTGGTTAATAGCATTCTTTGGCCAGACGTTGGTTCAACCATTGAAACTGGTACAGGAACATTTACATATTGCtgcaaaacaaaattcaaaataaatttatgaaatgTTCTGAACACACAAACACCCCTTATCATAAATGTATCGCCATTAGTTAGAGATGAAATCAGTGTAAATGTTTCAAAAAGTCACACTATAgcatttactttgaaaactacgTTCTCTACGAATAGTAGTCCTTATGTCTAAAATGTATTCAAAGAAACTCGTTAGTAAAAACATGTGCTAATATAACTAAACAGTCTGCTAAaaaggaaaaaagttacggtttgGTAAAATAGCATACTAGTTTAAATCTCATTCCAATAAAACATCTTTtagtttggctgaaacaaaCAAAAGAGGTAATATAGTGTGACTAGTGCCTAAAATTAGAACTTTTCTAAAAGTAATTTTTCTCACACAAAATGTTTACTGATCGCAGTTAAAAGATGAAGTGCAGTAAATTTCCACGAAATGTATTTCGCTGTATATGTTAAGTATCATATAACAACAATAATTGTGAAAATGTTTGATAGCAATTTTCTCATGGTTTTTATAACCGTTGAAAACTATAAGGTAGTATTATCTTAGTTCGGGATTAATCTAAAAGATATTCATTCATActattacatttttttgagtgtagtataatatctcagaaaaaaaaaaaatatttcatgctCCACTGGTAGAAACAAATGCATATTTCATTTCTCAGTAAGATATTCAACCAAAATCTGGATAATTGTATGACTATTCTGCCACAGAaagaaatttcacgaaattttttccaattaaagtcttaattgagttttaaaaaatatttaattaaaaatttaattgattccaaattttttttaattgaaacaaaaatcaatcacaaacgttaatagtatcaattaatttttaaattggatcaattaattttttaattgatactatcatttctgtgattgaagaaaaattaattggatcatttcgtgattgaatcagaaaattttttcttgtgtGTGGTATGTTTATTTTTGACAAGAACAGTTTTTCTTTTTAGTTTTTGAATATCCTttgcataacattttaaaacctAAAATCTTACAAATTGTTATTCGCTAGACcaataattacaaaaatatgtatacccgtgtaaaaattgagggttctaatcagatatgattagatctcaaaattgaccCCTTTAGATATAAGCAGATATACCAACATATGATGAGATCGAATTAGATATCAATGTATATCATTTCATATATGACcagatctaacatcagatccaataatatatagggacagatataattacatctaagacattagatctaggccaattttgagatctgatcagatctaattccatagtaattagatatgattagatcttaccatttttcggatctactcatatctaattgtatcaaattagatctctcaattttttctCGGGTAACAGGAGATAACGATTGCTGTTTTCAGCATACTATTCTTCTATTAcctttttcaaacgtttttgaagtttttctgCTTTTCTctataacgaaaatttcatagtatacactcaaaaaaattgttagtaAACATAGCAGAAAAATCTGTTGTTCTTTAAATATCGACATTAGGCTAATAAAGCATCCGGCTTTTGAAGTTATTAATGAcctctttttttcattcgttttgttttgttattggttgttttgttctttaagcattgttgttgttttttatttcagcttagaaccatgcattgactaaactacaagtgtagcttaaccaacagaggcctaagccggctatcataaacctttttttggaaggttcaattgtgtggttcaccttgggtttattgaactgtctgaatttattctgataattggttgatagttttgctgcaagtagaggatgctgttgaggaatatggtaattccgaacgtgcgtccatccaaagatcttgcagtctatagggctttgcccaaataaatttgacaaacattatttttttctgttggttaagctacacttgtagtttagtcaattatggagctgaaataaaaaaacaacaacagttgTTAATGACTtatagaaaagtctgctaaaaacaaagtacagtcgaagctcggtttaacgaacgatatattgtcaggccctttcattatttagaaaaattcgttaattcTAATAGGAATACTAAAAactaacttttattgaaaataatccttttattgaaaataattacttTAAATAATCCTTCATGACTGATGAATTTGAtacatctaggttaggttaggttgaaaaaaGATCCAAGTTTCGTTGTCCCGTGAGGGTCTATATCCATCCATGTCAATATTCGCCTTGATGTGTGCTCTAACTGCTTAGACGAATTCCATAATTTGTTTCTAGTCCCCGGTTTCAAGCTGGGCAAGGCTTAGGAAGTGTTCATAGTAAAATCTTCCTAACGCGTCCTATATACACCCGTGCTCAGGTCATGTCCTTTGGAATGTGTCCAAGCCGTGTCCTGCTGTGTAATTTACCTCGTTTTAAAGTGGCCGAacacttccatacgttttgatcagaactgggattgGTACATTCACGCCTTTAGCGGTTCTGGGGTAGATCCATTTCCCCTAGCGGATCTGCCACGctatctaacctaactttaccTATTTACCTggccattgaatatgtgttttCAAACATTTGATAGAATCTAAATATCTTAGGAATGCCgtactttgtggacatttccAAAGGACTTAAACCATTCTCCCAATCGTCAAATATTGCTGAAATTCGTTGTTAATTTTCATAAGAATAAAAGcgttttcgttaaatcgaacgtaaattttgctcaaccgttcgttatttagaatactcaatgtcAGGAAATTGGACGTTCGttaaaattggattttcgctaaatggggttttcgttaaacagagcttcgactgtattttAAACAACCAACATTTGTTTTGTGTTTCACATTACTGCCATATAATATCATTAAAAATTCCTAAATACAATcggtaaacattttgtttgctattttaccttaaagcttctctaagttgtttcactggaatgtggaacgccgttcggaatcggctataaaaaggaggtcccttgtgattgagcttaacatggaatcgggcagcactcagtgataagagagaagttcaccactgtggtatcacaatggactgaatagtctaagtgaacctgatacatcggtctgccacataacctaacctaccttaaTTTGATAAATATGCACACTCATACTGATGTTAATGGCAAACACTGTCTGCTGCTTTTCAGCAGACAAACAACTGctgtttaagaagattttttgcTAAAACACCAAATAGTCTGCTATTTTGGAACAGCATGCATGCTGCTGAAAATCActagtttgctaaaattttctgctgattcgaataaaattgtaaattcaTACCATTCTATCCGAAAAGCACAGAACATTGTATTTCTTCATATATGGTGTATTTGGTAGTTGGTATAGCAGAAAAGAAGTTCAGTTATTTCAACCAATgcagtttgctatttcagcagcgATGTTTGTTGTCAAAAGCGCTTTGCTGATTCAGCTAACGGATGTTTGTTGAAACAACAACATTAACTGCTTTCCATTTTTCAGCAAATATAATCTGCTGAATAAATAACAACATGAATGAATAACAACATTTTTCcccctaatattcctaatatatTGTTTTAAGCCGCtagtttaacttttttgtttcttctaatcgacaaatcgaattttgaattttcgagAATCGAATTTTGAACCGAGAGAAAtccaacagcaacaacagaaTAATTCAAATGTCAATAAGTGAATCGATTTTCTCTTTTCTCGTCCTAATTTCCACAtacaacaaaaaacatataaatattcCCAACAAAACATACCTTTCatccctcccaaaacctaatgcatttaaaatattctttattgTACACTTAAAACAAAAACCTCTTAATACAAAACATTTGATTATTACACAAATGCACATTACAACTCTCACATGTTTCATTTTCTATTGGAGCTATGGAACATATCACTGACTATATACAAATGTCTTGAGGTGTCTCCAAGGAATTAGTGAAATCCGTTAGATGGAAAACTTTAAAATGCTTCTCATCGCAGAGAATATGTTAAAACCCATACGTAGTCATTGCCACCTTTTCCTTCTTCTTAAGATGAACTATTGAGAATAGAATGAATACATTTTCAAAGAGCAggaaaaaattgatattattaattattaattgggGAATATTCATCTCTCTCCCTCTGCGATACATTTTCATTTACATCATTGGGACATTAAAAAATCTTACCTGTAAGGGTGGTTGCATGGTAGCACTACCCACGACAACATGTTTTGTGGGGCTGGGCATTGCCTGATACGAAGgcggacataaaatatttgaaaccaATTGGTGTTGGAAAGTATCCGTGCGACCTTGTGCATACTGTCGTCCAACATTGCGTCCACCATAGATTTGATATAGACCCTCATACGCCAGAGGTCGTTCGCGTACCAGACGTTGAACTTGACTTAATTGGTTGTTTATGGTAAATGTCATATTTTCTGTTGTACTGGGAACGAAATTTGTCACTAAAGTCGATGTAGGTTGTACCCTGAAAGGAATTGGGAAATGTATACAAGACGATTATTTGCCAATCTGATGCTCCAAATAAGATGAAAAACCAACTTACGGATGATAATCTCCTCTTCGGCAGACTTCCATCATTTGCACAGAGGCCTTAACATTATTACAGTACACATAATCCACCAAATGAGTGAGGCGTGTAAATGAATGATTTAAGGCTTCTGCTGGCGTCAATCGTCTTTCCTGGTCTATGGTCAACATGCGTTTAAGCAAATCAATAAATTCACGGCGGTCTGTCTTTTCGGCCAGCAATTGGCCACCTTCGAGATCTGTGGGCACATTAACCTGGCCAATGTCATCCAGACAATTGAAAATGTATTTACGTGCCTCTTTGCTTTTGGTATTTGTTTCAGCCTCGTGTTCTTCGATGGTCTTTAAACGCCAAAAGGGATACGTTGAGTCTGTATCACGATAAAAGAATTTCGATGTCTTTGAGGCGCTATTCAGCATATGTTCAGTGGGTAAACCTTGAGTTTGTGATATGTATCTAGGAGAAAtcaaaaatatcataaattGAATTTCCGTAGTTGGGATTTTCGACTAACACCACCTACCTGATCTGATCAAACTCTGATGATCCTGGATACAAGGGCCAACCTAAAAATAATTCAGCAACCACACAACCCAGTGACCACATATCTATTGCCTCGCAAAACGGCAAACCCAAAATGATTTCTGGAGCACGATAATATCGTGACTGTAAATATGTATTACAGACGGTTTTGCTGACATGTGAAGCACTGCCAAAATCTATAACTTTTACCCTACACACAAGACAAAGACAATAGCAGtgttataccaaaaacaaaacaaaaatcagctTACTGTGAAGCACTTACCTATAGGGTTGTCTTACGGGATCTACCAACATTATGTTTTCTGGTTTCAAATCGGCATGTATTAAACCCAATTGTTTCAGTTTTAATAGAGCTGTTAAAACCTATGGAAGAGAAAGAGAGTTGGAAGTtattgcttgttttttttttttttttttatttttatttatgcatGAAAGTAACAACATCAACGAAATAGCTTTAAAGCCCTAATAGGGCCGTTtacaaaacttattttttccaGGCTTCAAAGAGTACAGTCCCATTATAACTGTGAAGCTTTCGTTGGTCTCAAGACCAAATAATCCTTAAAATTAATACATTGACATCTCGCAAACAAAAAGTTTCTCTAGATTTAATGCTGATCCGGGGTTCGAAACTAGATCACAAAGAATTTTGAACACAGATTCACTCCACACAAAGGAATCGTCTCGAGTCAATTTTGAGTTTCATGTACATGTAGTAAGTTTCCTTACAATAAAGTCTCATCATCATGAACTTCAGGCTTGAACACTAACTTCAGATAACTGTACTATCTGAATACtatcaaacaatatttttgttttaaccaTGTGTTCTGTATCTTATAAGCGAATCTTAAGAGAATTTCATTACGGGAAATATCGAAACAGAAACCGAGAATTAATGAGAGTAATCAactaccacaaaaaaaaaacaagttgatTTTCCAGAGAAAAAGTTACATCAGTATGGAAGACAGTTTTGATATCCGTTCGTCAAAGTCGTCAAAACAATTCCCGGAGTAGCCATTAATGCGCGTAGCGATTCACTTCAATGGCAGAAAATGGTTTTCCCAATGCGTCGCTAGAGTTTGCTGAATATCCAGAAGTAACACGAAGCTAAAACTGGCGAATAGAGTGGTTGTGGATTGGttgtattttttgacaaaaaaaaaactcatgaaAGATCACTGCAATATGCAACGGTGCatatttttgctacaaaaaccaaaaatgatTGCAGCAGCATTTACCAGATCTTAGATAAAGCAAAACTAGACTAGTTTATCgagggttaggttagattaggtaccacggtggctcccttccggTGCTTTGGTCGGTGGTCCAAGTCGAAGTTTAGACTGTTCCCCGCTTCAGCTACTGTATATTCGTGAATTATGTTCAAAGCTCTCTTGTAGCATACTTAGATATCTATATTTTAAAGTTCTAAAATGTGATGTTGAATTTCCATTGGACAAAATGGACAGATCTTGCTAATGCAGACATATCTTTCTGACAGATCTGTAGCTTACACCACTGATTGTTGCATTTCAGTTGAGTCCACATCGAACGACCTTTTTCCAAACGCCCACTTTGCCGCCCCTTTTAGACCGTAAGGGCCTCAACCCCGTAACGTAGGGACAGCGTACACACCAAGTAACCAGCTACAGAGAAGGACTCATCAGCCTGACATATTACACTATAAAATTCCCGAAAAGGTTTTCCTAACTCACCCAGCTAGTGGCCTTGTTTCTGCCGCGGAGCTTGTCACAAAAAATCAGTAGCATAGGATGCTTTGAAAAGCTCAAAACACTTTGATATCGTTAGCAACATCTCCATTACGTAGGGATAGCCTACTCAACTCATCAGCCACACATATAAAAATCCATTTTTGGGCTGATTTGTTGTAGAAATTGTATCTCCATCAAAAATGTGATTAAGCATTAGATCCATAAAAAACTGCAGAGTTCTaacaatatagtataaatatacctAACCTTGCAGTAATCATTTTGTCAGATTGAGATCCAACTTTCATCAATATTATGTTAGTTCTAAGATAGCTATTTATCACCCTCAGAGTGTCACATGTCCAAGGACTGTCGCCGTTTACTTTTGTTAAATATACAATTTGATACTGTGAATTATGTCAATAATTGTTTACTTTTCCCATCGAGTAGTAACATCAAGTCCAGGGGAACTTACAGCAAGTAGAGGTACTTGAAGTCtcctttatttttgaattttgatataatttcccTGAAGTACAAGAAAATTATGTATACTTCATAGAACCTCATATTAATGTTTGAAATCAGAAGGGACTTTTATCGGCAAAACCTCTCATTACCAAATAATTAAATTCCGGTTTggcaagcaaataaaaaaaatggaaatcttTACTTTCGCAATGAGTACTTCTCTGTAGCATTACCAAAATAACAACCTTGGACGAGATATGAACAGTTAATGTAGGTTGCGAGAAATATACAATAAACACGTAGTACAAGCCATCTGGTTATGGTAAGTCATTATTTTCAAGTCTATGGTATTGCCACGATTATGGCAGAAATGCTCTTGGTAAGCCCAGTTCCAATTTGTTTTTCTGGGATTACATCAATATGTGTTTACTTACCTGTTCCAATATCGGTCGAATATACTTAAGAGGCAACGGTGAGAACTTATTCTGTTTCAAGAAATCATACAAATTCTGTTCGAGCATTTCGAATACAAGACAGGTATGATTTTTATGTTGAAAGCATTCGAAGGCGCGCACAAAATTGAATTCATCGGCATTTTCTTGACTTAAACGCGACAATATCGACACTTCAATTTGCCCTTGACGCGCATATGAGGGatgatttttaagaatttttatagcaacaatTTCTGAGGTTCCACGTTTCCAACATTTTACCACCTGACCAAATGTGCCACGACCCAAAAATTCCAAAACCTAGAAACGAAGAGAAGAGAAAACAAATCCCCATATTAAAGAGCACATGAGGGATTCAATTATATTGATAACTTACCTCATATTCAGCTGATAAGGAATATAGTACTTCATGTTGAACCAATTGATAATCACCATCAGCACCACTGCTAGAACGTTTACTGGGGGGCTGCGTGTTTGCGTGCCCCCCAGATGTGGCCACTTTGGTATGAGCCGTTTTGAGGCTGTTACTGGCCACTGCCGTAGATGCCGCCACGTTGGTGCTGCTGCTTATGACCCCAACACTAATTTCCTTGCCAGTCGCTGCCGACGACTCTTTCCTATTGGAGCTTTTAGTGGTGTTGCTATATTGCTTGTTGTTGCCAGCGTTGTTAGTCCCCGTGAAATTTGACGATGAGTCCAAACAGCCACAATCACACTCTGAAAGATAAATAAGAAAGAAAGGCCTATGTTATTATCAAGCAATCGGAGCACTTATCAGACCATCACCACCTTTATCATAGGTCTTTCCTAATTTAGAAACATTTCGTAGTAGATTCTGAAACAGCATTGCAACCAGAAATTCCAAAAGGCGATTGAACAAATTTCCCTATTCCCTCTAGACGGCAAATATCTCAGTGCACTTTTGGCTTTCTTCGTCAACTTTCTGTGTACGGTTACTGCTGCTAACTAATATGAGTTCAGCGTAAATGTTAAATATAAACTATAGCCTCGACGGAAAGTTCTACCTCCACATATAATGCCATTGTCGCCTCCTATACTATAAGCAAAACGCAAACCGACAAGCAGAACAAAGTCTGGTCATTATTTGTCTTTACAAGGAACTGACTCTGAAGACACGAATAAAGGTGCTGAAGATTGGTCGCATTTaaaatggctttcttttaaataaaacaaaaatgaattaaaaaaaaacgcgtgAAACAGGAAAAGAAGATCACTTCAGTGCATTTTCTCTTGTCTTGGAATCTCTCTGTTGTGTTcttaaaatacaacaaaatgtgtcttataaatttttaaatgacaaaacaacaacaaccacaccATCACCAAGaaagtcaaaataaaatgtgttgttaaatttatagaaattcaaaataaaaaaagtccaCAATTTAGAAAGATGGGCCATgtcgaaaaacaaaaagaaattccGAAACAAGTGAATACGCATAGATAAACActcaaggaaattttctagCAATAAAAGCAAAATGAGGATCGTTTAGACCGACTTATAtcgaatttgatttttttttataattttctatttaatttaatttttatttaataattgggTGGAATATCAAAATAATGGCTCTCTTAAAGTGGCGAAAAG
This is a stretch of genomic DNA from Haematobia irritans isolate KBUSLIRL chromosome 4, ASM5000362v1, whole genome shotgun sequence. It encodes these proteins:
- the Hipk gene encoding homeodomain interacting protein kinase isoform X2 — translated: MKTSSVTSPTYFDYSSRPEQEGEHQHQQQLSHHHDLVIQQQQHQVDPQSEPEPEQSLKFDEENESLFYGATSSSTPTSGAIEDLTESSQHYRSQQDDRSSIVYPSKRPEVERRPTSSLEEYDHPNYRLNTQQYFRKPGTGTVIAAADSESSINDNKLHYRTEQHQPQSAVIYIDDISANPLNSGSAEDTIVIEPSVYSSRTTSNTTNNIRYTSRTYKNRYYQEQQQQQQQQQQQQHLFQQQQLALQRRNSSSKRKREVTTECDCGCLDSSSNFTGTNNAGNNKQYSNTTKSSNRKESSAATGKEISVGVISSSTNVAASTAVASNSLKTAHTKVATSGGHANTQPPSKRSSSGADGDYQLVQHEVLYSLSAEYEVLEFLGRGTFGQVVKCWKRGTSEIVAIKILKNHPSYARQGQIEVSILSRLSQENADEFNFVRAFECFQHKNHTCLVFEMLEQNLYDFLKQNKFSPLPLKYIRPILEQVLTALLKLKQLGLIHADLKPENIMLVDPVRQPYRVKVIDFGSASHVSKTVCNTYLQSRYYRAPEIILGLPFCEAIDMWSLGCVVAELFLGWPLYPGSSEFDQIRYISQTQGLPTEHMLNSASKTSKFFYRDTDSTYPFWRLKTIEEHEAETNTKSKEARKYIFNCLDDIGQVNVPTDLEGGQLLAEKTDRREFIDLLKRMLTIDQERRLTPAEALNHSFTRLTHLVDYVYCNNVKASVQMMEVCRRGDYHPVQPTSTLVTNFVPSTTENMTFTINNQLSQVQRLVRERPLAYEGLYQIYGGRNVGRQYAQGRTDTFQHQLVSNILCPPSYQAMPSPTKHVVVGSATMQPPLQQYVNVPVPVSMVEPTSGQRMLLTNRVQASGVAWPQTGRQMALVPSWPQQAPAHSLIVDPAPFLNVEEIYPKHLNIPRNDLKKESPVHHMVSKGNSYRVPRHDKKENQQLSPVKKRVKESSPPHQQRYNRASHVSPQFHNSHHNCNYGSSSGSSYSGQAIGGAVVTSASSGNIVSSSGSSHHHHGSSSNQPHVISSNPVYGSSNGSHHIVNNCGGGVSGSSGNNSGNGYHHHSSSSSSGGGQHHISSHHAPQPQHAHQHHGSIVKQQTITIHDTPSPSAVITISDSEDEGNDVQATAPSSNVAPVKQRAHAQSQTTSSMLQHSASSSSLGGCRNSGHQHGHSHQSSQVQQQQPSQQQQQMHHQQQQTYAPTTNSTNTNPNKFQQYQQTMSNNHPQQPQQQQQLQSQQQQQQQTQHHHHHQTQQQQQHQMSQNSSAVKNANSSDNDHEEMRRRNPNNGGNNSSSNTIHSANSPKQQQQQQHQQQQTPTYPSTNNVKYEHGQSQKKRILAMAQNECYNSSSSQTQSQSTNGLPHIPTKQEPVEFYEYPAQQQQQMDNKRSSWASNASSSQHQSSAAPPLAHHKREAPSAAPSSSAGAGYVQQPSSSGASGVHPPIAHSKSSSSSSAAKAAAAVGPPSWGAAQVYRQPSQSSQLQQQPQSSGGSQSQPHQNNTTTPMGSSPSSAAAAAAILQQDIYAAAAVQGEMYRRPTVFVSQAAPTYAYNRAVVAPPPAHNSSSRQVIPSHPLPAHIQFPTQYSQFAPLSPAQVAASKHAHYAPTNIWYGGE
- the Hipk gene encoding homeodomain interacting protein kinase isoform X4: MKTSSVTSPTYFDYSSRPEQEGEHQHQQQLSHHHDLVIQQQQHQVDPQSEPEPEQSLKFDEENESLFYGATSSSTPTSGAIEDLTESSQHYRSQQDDRSSIVYPSKRPEVERRPTSSLEEYDHPNYRLNTQQYFRKPGTGTVIAAADSESSINDNKLHYRTEQHQPQSAVIYIDDISANPLNSGSAEDTIVIEPSVYSSRTTSNTTNNIRYTSRTYKNRYYQEQQQQQQQQQQQQHLFQQQQLALQRRNSSSKRKREVTTECDCGCLDSSSNFTGTNNAGNNKQYSNTTKSSNRKESSAATGKEISVGVISSSTNVAASTAVASNSLKTAHTKVATSGGHANTQPPSKRSSSGADGDYQLVQHEVLYSLSAEYEVLEFLGRGTFGQVVKCWKRGTSEIVAIKILKNHPSYARQGQIEVSILSRLSQENADEFNFVRAFECFQHKNHTCLVFEMLEQNLYDFLKQNKFSPLPLKYIRPILEQVLTALLKLKQLGLIHADLKPENIMLVDPVRQPYRVKVIDFGSASHVSKTVCNTYLQSRYYRAPEIILGLPFCEAIDMWSLGCVVAELFLGWPLYPGSSEFDQIRYISQTQGLPTEHMLNSASKTSKFFYRDTDSTYPFWRLKTIEEHEAETNTKSKEARKYIFNCLDDIGQVNVPTDLEGGQLLAEKTDRREFIDLLKRMLTIDQERRLTPAEALNHSFTRLTHLVDYVYCNNVKASVQMMEVCRRGDYHPVQPTSTLVTNFVPSTTENMTFTINNQLSQVQRLVRERPLAYEGLYQIYGGRNVGRQYAQGRTDTFQHQLVSNILCPPSYQAMPSPTKHVVVGSATMQPPLQQYVNVPVPVSMVEPTSGQRMLLTNRVQASGVAWPQTGRQMALVPSWPQQAPAHSLIVDPAPFLNVEEIYPKHLNIPRNDLKKESPVHHMVSKGNSYRVPRHDKKENQQLSPVKKRVKESSPPHQQRYNRASHVSPQFHNSHHNCNYGSSSGSSYSGQAIGGAVVTSASSGNIVSSSGSSHHHHGSSSNQPHVISSNPVYGSSNGSHHIVNNCGGGVSGSSGNNSGNGYHHHSSSSSSGGGQHHISSHHAPQPQHAHQHHGSIVKQQTITIHDTPSPSAVITISDSEDEGNDVQATAPSSNVAPVKQRAHAQSQTTSSMLQHSASSSSLGGCRNSGHQHGHSHQSSQVQQQQPSQQQQQMHHQQQQTYGDNDHEEMRRRNPNNGGNNSSSNTIHSANSPKQQQQQQHQQQQTPTYPSTNNVKYEHGQSQKKRILAMAQNECYNSSSSQTQSQSTNGLPHIPTKQEPVEFYEYPAQQQQQMDNKRSSWASNASSSQHQSSAAPPLAHHKREAPSAAPSSSAGAGYVQQPSSSGASGVHPPIAHSKSSSSSSAAKAAAAVGPPSWGAAQVYRQPSQSSQLQQQPQSSGGSQSQPHQNNTTTPMGSSPSSAAAAAAILQQDIYAAAAVQGEMYRRPTVFVSQAAPTYAYNRAVVAPPPAHNSSSRQVIPSHPLPAHIQFPTQYSQFAPLSPAQVAASKHAHYAPTNIWYGGE